One window of the Anguilla rostrata isolate EN2019 chromosome 13, ASM1855537v3, whole genome shotgun sequence genome contains the following:
- the b4galnt1b gene encoding beta-1,4 N-acetylgalactosaminyltransferase 1 isoform X2, translating into MPFGKGWFAGRNLAVSQVTTKYVLWVDDDFIFTGSTKLEKLVDVLESTTLDLVGGAVREATGYTATYRQTISIEAGEEEGDCLHMRRGFHHVVQGFPNCVITDGVINFFLARTDKVQQVGFDPRLARVAHLEFFIDGLGSLHVGSCDDVIVGHATKIKLPWGQSESDKTYAKFRYPPASSDATHTKNGLLYFKNRFQCLTHN; encoded by the exons ATGCCTTTTGGGAAG GGCTGGTTCGCGGGGCGGAACCTGGCCGTTTCCCAGGTGACCACCAAGTACGTCCTGTGGGTGGACGACGACTTCATCTTCACGGGCAGCACCAAGCTGGAGAAGCTGGTGGACGTGCTGGAGAGCACCACCCTGGACCTG GTGGGCGGAGCCGTGCGGGAGGCCACGGGCTACACCGCCACCTACAGGCAGACGATATCCATCGAggccggggaggaggagggcgactGCTTGCACATGCGCAGGGGCTTCCACCACGTCGTCCAGGGATTCCCCAACTGCGTCATCACCGACGGCGTCATCAACTTCTTCCTGGCCCGGACCGACAAGGTCCAGCAAGTGGGCTTCGACCCCCGGCTGGCGCGGGTCGCTCACCTGG AGTTTTTTATCGACGGCTTGGGGTCCCTCCACGTGGGCTCCTGCGACGACGTAATCGTCGGCCACGCCACCAAGATCAAGCTGCCATGGGGCCAGTCGGAGAGCGACAAGACGTACGCCAAGTTCCGCTACCCGCCGGCCTCCTCCGACGCCACGCACACCAAGAACGGCCTGCTCTACTTCAAGAACCGCTTCCAGTGTTTGACTCACAACTGA